The following coding sequences lie in one Mucilaginibacter sp. KACC 22773 genomic window:
- a CDS encoding electron transfer flavoprotein subunit alpha/FixB family protein, with amino-acid sequence MSVLIYAENAGGTFKKSIFEAVSYAKAIADQNNTTLTAISIGQVSAAELASLGKYGAQKVLNVSGDKLKNFVNQAYASIIAEAAKKEGADVVVLSNTFSGRGLAPRLGVKLEAGVADGAVALPEQSDGKFRVKKTAFSGKAFAIVELNSANKVIALIPNSYKVVETGGTAQVEDFAAATKESDFKAIIKEIVRATDKVSLPDAEIVVSAGRGLKGPENWGMIEELANLLGAATACSKPVSDAGWRPHSEHVGQTGIAVSPNLYIAIGISGAIQHLAGISSSKVIVVINKDPEAPFFKVADYGIVGDAFEVVPQLIAAVKEYKASA; translated from the coding sequence ATGTCAGTTTTAATATATGCGGAAAATGCCGGCGGCACATTCAAAAAATCAATTTTTGAAGCAGTAAGCTATGCCAAAGCCATTGCCGATCAAAATAACACCACCCTTACAGCCATATCTATAGGCCAAGTAAGTGCTGCGGAGTTAGCCTCGTTGGGCAAATACGGCGCCCAAAAAGTGCTTAACGTATCTGGCGATAAATTGAAGAATTTTGTAAACCAGGCCTACGCTTCTATCATAGCCGAAGCTGCAAAAAAAGAAGGCGCTGATGTTGTAGTACTATCAAACACCTTTTCGGGCCGTGGTTTGGCGCCGCGTTTGGGCGTTAAACTGGAAGCCGGCGTTGCCGATGGCGCTGTGGCCCTTCCTGAGCAAAGTGATGGTAAATTCAGGGTAAAAAAAACAGCTTTTTCGGGTAAGGCTTTCGCGATAGTTGAGTTAAACTCGGCAAATAAGGTTATCGCCCTTATTCCAAATTCCTATAAAGTTGTAGAAACCGGCGGCACCGCGCAAGTGGAAGATTTTGCGGCAGCAACCAAAGAATCGGATTTTAAGGCGATAATTAAAGAGATTGTTCGTGCTACTGATAAAGTTTCGTTGCCTGATGCCGAAATAGTTGTATCTGCCGGACGTGGGTTAAAAGGCCCCGAAAACTGGGGTATGATAGAGGAACTGGCCAATTTGCTTGGCGCAGCTACAGCCTGTTCAAAACCGGTATCTGACGCAGGATGGAGGCCACATAGCGAACATGTTGGACAAACTGGTATAGCTGTCAGTCCAAATTTGTATATTGCGATAGGAATTTCAGGTGCTATTCAGCACCTGGCAGGTATCAGTTCTTCAAAGGTAATAGTGGTTATCAATAAAGACCCGGAAGCGCCGTTTTTTAAAGTGGCAGATT
- a CDS encoding electron transfer flavoprotein subunit beta/FixA family protein produces MKILVCISNVPDTTTKITFTDNNTQFNTNGVQFILNPYDEIALSRAIELTDGGKGTVTVINVGEVSTEATIRKALAIGATDAVRINAKPHDAWYVAYQVAQYAKTNAFDLILTGRESIDYNGSKVAGMLGELLDIPSVSIIKKLDAGDNEATVEREIEGGKEILTIPYPFVAGTAEGVAEPRIPNMRGIMSARTKPLVVVEPVDIKTFSEIISYETPAPRGQVTLVAADDVAKLVNLLHTEARVI; encoded by the coding sequence ATGAAGATTTTGGTATGTATAAGTAATGTTCCCGATACCACCACAAAAATAACTTTTACTGATAACAACACCCAATTTAATACCAACGGTGTTCAATTTATATTAAATCCTTACGACGAGATAGCACTTTCACGGGCTATCGAATTAACCGACGGCGGTAAAGGCACAGTAACAGTTATCAATGTTGGCGAAGTAAGCACCGAGGCTACAATTCGCAAAGCGTTGGCTATTGGGGCCACCGATGCGGTACGGATTAACGCGAAGCCACATGATGCGTGGTATGTAGCTTACCAGGTTGCTCAATATGCAAAAACTAACGCTTTCGACCTCATCCTGACGGGTCGCGAGTCTATTGATTATAACGGATCAAAAGTTGCCGGGATGCTGGGCGAGCTTTTAGATATCCCCTCGGTATCTATCATTAAAAAGCTGGATGCAGGAGATAATGAGGCGACAGTGGAGCGGGAGATAGAGGGCGGCAAAGAAATTTTGACCATTCCCTACCCTTTTGTGGCGGGTACTGCCGAGGGTGTTGCCGAACCCCGGATCCCGAACATGCGCGGCATTATGTCGGCACGTACCAAACCTTTAGTTGTGGTTGAACCTGTTGACATAAAAACATTTTCGGAAATCATCAGTTATGAAACACCGGCCCCGCGCGGACAGGTTACCTTGGTAGCCGCAGATGACGTGGCCAAATTGGTTAATCTTTTACATACCGAAGCGCGCGTTATTTAA
- a CDS encoding tetratricopeptide repeat protein yields MELSRLDKLLEFIKNEPNDEFLKYALATEYLRLNQVDKSLEYYEDLVNNHPGYTGTYYHLGKLYEALNRKDDAVATYENGMKITKAKRDNHAFSELQAVYRQAKGIEEDDDDY; encoded by the coding sequence ATGGAGTTGAGCAGATTAGATAAGCTATTGGAATTTATTAAAAATGAACCTAACGACGAGTTTTTAAAATATGCGCTCGCTACCGAATATCTACGTCTTAATCAGGTAGATAAGTCGCTTGAATATTATGAAGACCTGGTAAATAACCACCCCGGTTATACCGGCACCTATTACCATTTAGGTAAACTTTATGAGGCCCTGAACCGCAAAGATGACGCCGTTGCCACCTACGAAAACGGCATGAAAATCACCAAAGCCAAGCGCGATAACCACGCATTTTCGGAATTGCAGGCCGTTTACCGGCAGGCTAAAGGTATTGAGGAAGACGATGACGACTATTGA
- the chrA gene encoding chromate efflux transporter has product MTKRHLLFLRDVLMYTFTAFGGPQAHIAVLLREFVQKRHYITEEELMELNALSQVLPGPSSTQTLVGIAWKVGGLQLALITFFIWILPSAAIMGMAAISYKMFANQAKFNHVVSYVQPLAVGIVAYATFSFAHKFLKTKVSTMLAIGSLIATLILQNAYAFPLLILLGGILSSAMETQPQENELRVKLYSNVNPNKVAYFIGILLFFAALGAVINQTSPFSLPIRLFENFYRNGILTFGGGQVMVPLLYTEFVEVKHYLSSSEFLSGYALQQALPGPTFSFTSFLGGITLGNKGYGVGGQIVGSLVAVIGVNTPGLILILFIVPFWEDLKKITRIKNSLSGINAVAVGFMATAFILLVRPFGGNWVAYLLMACTFVLLKFTKIKAPLIIVFGVILGLIV; this is encoded by the coding sequence ATGACCAAACGCCATCTATTATTTCTTCGCGATGTTTTGATGTACACCTTTACGGCTTTTGGCGGGCCACAGGCTCATATAGCTGTTTTGCTGCGCGAATTTGTGCAAAAGCGCCACTATATCACCGAGGAGGAATTGATGGAACTGAACGCCTTATCGCAGGTATTGCCCGGCCCTTCATCAACTCAAACACTGGTAGGTATAGCCTGGAAAGTTGGCGGCTTACAATTAGCGCTGATAACTTTTTTTATCTGGATTTTGCCCTCGGCCGCTATAATGGGAATGGCCGCCATCAGCTATAAAATGTTTGCCAACCAGGCTAAGTTTAATCATGTGGTAAGTTATGTACAGCCGTTAGCTGTGGGCATTGTTGCTTACGCAACATTCAGTTTTGCCCACAAGTTTTTGAAAACTAAAGTGAGCACCATGCTGGCTATTGGATCATTAATAGCTACGCTGATATTACAAAATGCCTACGCTTTTCCGTTGTTGATTTTGTTAGGGGGCATCCTGTCATCAGCGATGGAAACACAGCCACAGGAAAACGAACTGAGGGTAAAACTCTACTCAAATGTAAACCCTAATAAGGTAGCTTACTTCATTGGTATCCTGTTGTTTTTTGCGGCCCTTGGCGCCGTTATCAACCAAACGTCGCCCTTCAGTTTGCCCATCCGCCTGTTCGAAAATTTTTACCGTAACGGCATCCTCACATTTGGTGGGGGGCAGGTAATGGTACCCTTGCTTTATACCGAATTTGTTGAGGTGAAGCATTACCTGAGCAGTTCGGAGTTTCTTTCGGGTTATGCCTTGCAACAGGCGTTACCGGGGCCTACGTTTTCATTTACTTCCTTTTTGGGAGGGATAACTTTAGGTAACAAAGGATATGGCGTTGGCGGGCAAATAGTTGGTAGCCTGGTTGCGGTAATAGGCGTAAACACCCCTGGGCTAATTCTGATACTCTTCATCGTCCCTTTTTGGGAAGACTTAAAAAAAATAACCCGTATCAAAAACTCGTTAAGCGGCATAAACGCAGTGGCAGTAGGCTTCATGGCAACAGCGTTTATCCTGTTGGTACGCCCTTTCGGCGGTAACTGGGTGGCTTATTTGTTAATGGCTTGTACTTTTGTGCTATTGAAATTTACCAAAATTAAAGCACCGTTGATTATTGTTTTTGGGGTGATTTTAGGATTGATAGTTTAA
- the dnaB gene encoding replicative DNA helicase, translating to MSFENENQYKPNTNERRSRITNPTPYTGMGKLPPQATDLEEAVLGALMLEKDALSSVIDVLKSEVFYRDNHQKIFAAIKELFEKSQPIDILTVTAQLRKQGDLEMIGGAYYITELTSRVASAANIEFHSRIIIQKYIQRELIRISTETINSAYEDTSDVLDLLDKAEKNLFEIAQSNLRRDARKMDDLVQEALRDIESLKDKKDGLTGVASGFTGLDRMTSGWQKSDLVIIAARPAMGKTAFVLSCARNAAVDFDKPVVVFSLEMSSVQLVNRLIAGEAEIEQEKIRKGTLEEWEWQQIHSKIGRLEKATFIIDDTPALNIFEFRAKCRRLKSQHDIQLIIIDYLQLMHGKSSDGKGGGNREQEIGSISRALKSVAKELNVPVIALSQLSRAVETRPGNAKRPMLSDLRESGSIEQDADMVLFLYRPEYYGLTEDEDGNPTQGVGEVIIAKHRNGETGTVRLKFVGKYVKFANLEEGMDSFPPIAGNAFSGLAPSQDFEKQSNFIIRPSRMDDIDDEPPF from the coding sequence GCTGTCATCTGTTATCGACGTACTAAAATCCGAAGTTTTTTACCGCGACAACCACCAGAAAATATTTGCTGCCATTAAGGAGCTTTTCGAAAAATCGCAACCGATAGATATTCTTACCGTTACCGCCCAGTTACGCAAACAAGGCGACCTGGAAATGATTGGTGGGGCATATTATATTACCGAATTAACCAGCCGTGTGGCATCTGCCGCCAATATCGAGTTCCACTCGCGTATTATTATTCAAAAATATATTCAGCGCGAGCTGATCCGTATCTCTACAGAAACAATTAACAGCGCTTACGAAGATACCAGCGATGTGCTTGATTTACTTGACAAAGCAGAGAAGAATCTTTTTGAGATAGCCCAAAGCAATTTACGCCGTGACGCCCGTAAAATGGACGACCTGGTACAGGAGGCCCTGCGTGATATCGAATCGCTAAAAGATAAGAAAGATGGCTTAACCGGTGTGGCATCCGGGTTTACCGGGCTCGACCGTATGACTTCGGGCTGGCAAAAATCCGATCTGGTAATTATTGCTGCCCGCCCCGCTATGGGTAAAACAGCCTTTGTGTTAAGCTGTGCCCGTAACGCCGCGGTTGATTTTGACAAACCGGTTGTAGTATTCTCGCTCGAGATGTCGTCAGTCCAGTTGGTAAATCGTTTGATTGCAGGAGAGGCCGAAATTGAGCAGGAAAAGATCCGTAAAGGAACGTTAGAAGAATGGGAATGGCAACAGATCCACTCAAAAATCGGCCGCCTGGAAAAAGCTACTTTTATTATTGATGATACCCCCGCGTTAAATATATTTGAGTTCAGGGCCAAATGCCGCCGTCTGAAATCGCAGCACGACATCCAGTTAATCATCATCGATTACCTGCAGCTGATGCATGGTAAATCATCAGACGGCAAAGGCGGTGGTAACCGTGAGCAGGAAATTGGTAGTATCTCGCGCGCCCTTAAATCAGTAGCCAAAGAATTAAACGTACCGGTGATTGCGTTATCGCAGTTAAGCCGTGCCGTGGAAACCAGGCCAGGTAATGCTAAAAGGCCAATGCTATCAGATTTACGTGAGTCGGGCTCTATCGAGCAGGATGCGGATATGGTATTGTTCCTTTATCGCCCCGAATATTATGGCTTAACTGAAGACGAAGACGGTAACCCAACCCAGGGTGTAGGCGAGGTTATTATCGCTAAACACCGTAACGGCGAAACCGGCACCGTAAGGCTTAAATTTGTAGGCAAATATGTAAAATTTGCTAACCTTGAAGAAGGCATGGACAGTTTCCCCCCTATTGCCGGTAACGCATTTAGCGGCCTTGCACCATCACAGGACTTTGAAAAGCAAAGTAACTTTATTATCCGCCCATCGAGGATGGATGATATTGATGATGAGCCGCCGTTTTAG